A single genomic interval of Aegicerativicinus sediminis harbors:
- a CDS encoding DUF3078 domain-containing protein, translating to MKKYSLFLLLAMISLVQTFAQTEDELKAAKSAKEDSIKAIQGRVDAIQKQLDAIPGWKVGAFGVIGGSFSEFTNWYAQGSPNNSSGSVGITFNAYANLKQEKFFWRNSLNTNLKWVKFDDRDDDTDEPKFEPTTDVFNLSSLYGRNLSKSWAASALMEYRTTLLDNFNDPGYLDLGVGLTWTPISDLVVVIHPLNYNFVFSSEDVIYESSLGAKIVGDYTKSFGKLNFKSNLSVFLSYEGSDYSNWTWLNSFNYTVWKNFGVGLEIGLRGNKQEALDYAVNTLGETDATFDSIDNKLQSYYTIGLSYNFK from the coding sequence ATGAAAAAGTATTCTCTTTTTTTGTTGCTAGCGATGATTTCGTTGGTACAAACCTTTGCCCAAACTGAAGATGAACTTAAGGCTGCTAAATCTGCCAAAGAAGATTCAATTAAGGCTATACAAGGTCGTGTTGATGCAATTCAAAAGCAACTTGATGCAATCCCTGGCTGGAAAGTAGGTGCATTTGGTGTTATTGGTGGTAGCTTTTCAGAATTCACTAATTGGTATGCGCAAGGAAGTCCAAATAACTCATCAGGTAGTGTTGGTATAACCTTCAATGCTTATGCTAATCTTAAACAAGAAAAATTTTTCTGGAGAAATTCACTCAATACCAACCTTAAATGGGTAAAGTTTGATGACCGTGATGATGACACTGACGAACCAAAATTTGAACCTACAACGGATGTATTTAATTTATCATCACTTTACGGTAGAAACTTAAGCAAATCTTGGGCGGCTTCAGCTTTAATGGAATACCGGACTACATTACTTGATAATTTTAATGATCCAGGCTATTTAGATTTGGGTGTTGGTTTAACTTGGACTCCAATTTCGGACTTGGTCGTAGTTATACATCCGCTTAACTATAACTTTGTGTTTAGTAGCGAGGATGTTATTTATGAATCTTCCTTAGGTGCTAAGATTGTTGGGGATTATACCAAATCTTTTGGCAAACTGAACTTTAAAAGTAACCTATCGGTGTTCTTGAGCTATGAAGGCTCAGATTACTCAAACTGGACTTGGTTGAATTCTTTTAACTACACCGTTTGGAAAAACTTTGGTGTCGGTTTGGAAATTGGATTGAGAGGCAACAAACAAGAGGCTTTGGATTATGCAGTTAATACCCTCGGTGAAACGGATGCCACATTCGATTCTATAGATAATAAACTACAGTCGTATTATACGATTGGACTGAGCTATAACTTCAAATAA
- a CDS encoding ABC transporter ATP-binding protein, giving the protein MPRQGPKSLKDSGKTNLKSSFNALTYLPRFFKEIWKTSPKLFLASALCRLIGAILPVSILWVGKIIIDEIVFQASVEDGDLNRLWTFVALEFFLVILSDLMSRAISLTDGLLGDAYSIASSVKIIEKTKEINISLLEDPDFYDSLERARMQTSGRVALMSNVLGEAQSLISIGTLIAGLVYFEPILILLLILSVIPAFFNEIWFSQQQYSLARSWTSERRELDYLRFIGANDRTAKEIKLFGLTDFIVTRFKKLSNQYYNLNKTLAIKRSSWGFVFNLLGSVSYYGAYIFIIIRVISGVITLGELTFLSGSFNNLMRNLQGFFSKFTRITESALYLKDYFTFIDMPTDDIKSEEVPLPEEITIGFEFRNVHFTYPNSDVEILKDINFRIKAGEKMAFVGQNGAGKTTLTKLLLRFYEPTKGQILLDNIPITKFNKAAYQQYFGVIFQDFFRYEFTLKENIAVGNIAEVNNQEKIENAAELSLAKEVVDEMKQGYDQQLGKRFYKGIELSGGQWQKVALARAYMKDAKVLILDEPTSALDAKAEKDVFERFIGLTENKTSIIISHRFSTVRQADRILVLDEGSVLELGTHKQLMDSNQLYAQLFTMQAEGYK; this is encoded by the coding sequence GTGCCTAGGCAAGGTCCAAAATCTTTAAAAGATTCAGGTAAGACCAACCTGAAGTCTTCCTTCAATGCACTAACATATCTTCCTAGATTTTTTAAGGAAATATGGAAGACAAGTCCGAAGCTATTTTTGGCATCAGCTTTGTGTCGTTTAATTGGCGCCATTTTACCAGTTTCCATATTATGGGTTGGTAAGATTATAATAGATGAGATTGTTTTTCAGGCTAGTGTAGAAGATGGTGATCTCAACAGGCTCTGGACCTTTGTTGCATTGGAGTTTTTCTTGGTAATCCTGTCTGATTTAATGAGTCGGGCTATTTCTCTGACAGACGGATTGTTGGGTGATGCCTATTCCATTGCATCTTCAGTAAAAATTATTGAAAAGACCAAAGAAATAAATATTAGTCTTTTAGAGGATCCAGACTTTTATGATAGTCTAGAAAGAGCTCGAATGCAGACTTCTGGCAGAGTAGCACTGATGTCTAATGTGTTGGGTGAGGCACAAAGTTTAATTTCTATTGGAACCTTAATCGCGGGACTGGTTTATTTTGAGCCCATCCTTATTCTGTTACTCATTTTAAGCGTTATACCTGCTTTTTTTAATGAAATTTGGTTTAGCCAGCAACAGTATAGCTTGGCAAGAAGTTGGACTTCTGAGAGACGAGAATTGGATTACCTTCGTTTCATCGGAGCAAATGACAGAACTGCTAAGGAAATAAAGCTTTTTGGCCTTACCGATTTCATAGTTACACGTTTTAAAAAGCTTTCCAATCAGTATTATAATCTTAATAAGACACTTGCGATAAAAAGAAGTTCTTGGGGATTTGTCTTCAATTTATTGGGATCGGTGAGCTATTATGGAGCTTATATTTTTATCATTATACGTGTAATTTCTGGAGTGATTACTTTGGGAGAATTAACCTTTCTGTCTGGCTCTTTCAATAACTTAATGAGAAACCTGCAAGGCTTCTTTTCAAAGTTTACACGAATTACTGAGAGTGCCCTTTATTTAAAGGATTACTTTACATTTATCGATATGCCTACTGACGATATAAAATCTGAGGAAGTCCCTTTGCCAGAAGAAATTACCATTGGCTTTGAATTCAGAAATGTTCATTTTACTTATCCCAATTCCGATGTTGAAATTTTAAAGGATATCAATTTTAGAATTAAGGCAGGAGAAAAAATGGCATTCGTAGGTCAGAATGGGGCGGGAAAAACCACTTTAACAAAATTGCTTCTTAGGTTTTATGAGCCCACTAAGGGACAAATATTATTGGATAATATTCCTATCACCAAGTTTAACAAGGCAGCCTATCAGCAATATTTTGGGGTTATCTTTCAAGATTTTTTTAGGTATGAATTCACTTTAAAAGAGAATATCGCGGTAGGTAATATAGCAGAGGTTAATAACCAAGAGAAAATCGAAAATGCTGCGGAATTGAGTTTAGCGAAAGAGGTTGTCGATGAAATGAAGCAAGGCTATGACCAACAGTTAGGCAAACGTTTCTATAAAGGTATAGAGCTATCTGGTGGACAATGGCAAAAAGTGGCTTTAGCAAGAGCTTACATGAAAGACGCCAAAGTTTTGATTTTAGATGAACCAACTTCAGCTTTAGATGCTAAAGCCGAAAAGGATGTTTTTGAAAGGTTTATAGGATTAACCGAAAATAAGACTAGTATTATTATTTCACACCGATTTAGCACAGTAAGGCAGGCTGACAGGATTTTAGTCCTTGATGAAGGTAGTGTGCTAGAGCTTGGAACCCATAAACAGCTTATGGATAGCAATCAATTATACGCACAGTTATTCACTATGCAGGCAGAAGGGTATAAATAG
- the sufD gene encoding Fe-S cluster assembly protein SufD, translating to MDLKEKLVSSFMAFENLVDVDNPVHEIRSKAIKSFEEKGFPTKRDEAWKYTSLNKILKYDYSVFPKQEPALEYGDVKKYFLHDIDTYKIVFIDGKYSSYLSQTTHDGIDVCLMSAALTKPKYRPIIEHYFNKAANSDSLASLNTAFSMEGAFIHIHKNKLVEKPIQIIHFATGNEAALMLQPRNLVIVDENSHVQIIERHQSLTEHPILTNSVTEIFTATRAVVDYYKIQNDKENASLIDNTFIKQKRQSQASVHTFSLGGQLIRNNLNFTQNGENIDSTLKGVTILEGNQHVDHNTLVEHTQPNCESHQDYKGIFDEKSTGVFNGKIIVDKIAQKTNAFQANNNLLLSDSASINTKPQLEIFADDVKCSHGCTIGQLDDDAMFYLRSRGIPPKEAKALLMYAFTDDVMNSVKIPVLKQRINKIIANKLGVNIGFDL from the coding sequence ATGGATTTAAAGGAAAAACTGGTTTCATCATTTATGGCCTTCGAAAATTTAGTGGATGTAGACAATCCTGTCCACGAAATTAGAAGTAAGGCAATAAAATCGTTCGAGGAAAAAGGCTTTCCGACCAAACGTGATGAGGCATGGAAGTATACTAGCTTAAACAAAATTTTGAAATACGACTACAGTGTATTTCCAAAGCAAGAGCCTGCTTTAGAGTATGGGGATGTTAAGAAGTATTTCCTTCATGATATAGATACCTATAAAATCGTTTTTATAGACGGGAAATACTCTTCCTATTTATCGCAAACAACACATGATGGTATAGACGTTTGCTTAATGTCAGCTGCATTGACTAAACCTAAATACAGACCAATTATTGAGCATTACTTCAATAAAGCTGCCAATTCTGATAGTCTTGCTTCTTTAAACACTGCATTTTCAATGGAAGGTGCATTTATTCATATACACAAGAATAAATTGGTTGAAAAACCAATTCAAATTATCCATTTTGCTACGGGTAATGAAGCGGCTTTAATGTTACAACCGCGAAATTTGGTTATTGTTGATGAAAATTCGCATGTACAGATTATTGAGCGTCACCAAAGTTTAACAGAGCACCCTATCCTAACCAATAGTGTTACTGAGATTTTTACTGCTACAAGGGCTGTGGTGGATTATTATAAAATTCAGAATGATAAAGAGAATGCATCTTTAATTGATAATACCTTCATCAAACAAAAGAGGCAAAGCCAAGCATCTGTGCATACATTTTCTCTTGGGGGACAGTTGATAAGAAACAATCTCAATTTCACCCAAAATGGAGAGAATATAGATTCTACATTGAAGGGAGTTACGATTTTAGAAGGTAATCAGCATGTAGACCATAATACGTTGGTTGAACATACACAACCTAATTGTGAAAGTCACCAAGATTACAAAGGTATTTTCGATGAAAAATCTACAGGTGTTTTCAATGGAAAAATTATTGTAGACAAAATAGCGCAGAAGACAAATGCTTTTCAAGCTAATAATAATCTATTGTTAAGCGATAGCGCATCGATTAATACAAAACCCCAATTGGAAATTTTTGCCGACGATGTAAAATGTTCTCATGGTTGTACTATTGGTCAGTTAGATGATGATGCCATGTTCTATCTGAGAAGTCGCGGTATTCCGCCGAAAGAAGCGAAAGCTCTTTTGATGTATGCCTTTACGGACGACGTTATGAATTCAGTAAAGATTCCTGTCCTTAAACAACGCATCAATAAAATTATCGCAAATAAGCTAGGGGTTAACATTGGTTTTGACCTTTAA
- a CDS encoding aminotransferase class V-fold PLP-dependent enzyme, giving the protein MFDVEKIRHDFPILSTKVHGKPLVYLDNAATSQTPKQVMDVIVDYYSNYNANIHRGVHYLSQKATDAFEMARDILKNHFNAEHREEIIFTSGTTHGINLVANGFESLLKEGDEIIVSALEHHSNIVPWQMLCEKTGAILKVIPITEEGELQLNTYKSLLNNRTKLVFVNHVSNALGTINPIKEIIELAHNADAAVLVDGAQAAPHIQPDVQKLDVDFYVVSGHKMCGPTGIGALYGKKFWLDKLPPYQGGGEMIATVTFEKTTYADLPHKFEAGTPNVCGAIAFGKAVEYMTEIGFKQIETYEHELLEYATERLLEIEGLKIYGPSSNKTSVISFNIDGIHPYDIGTLLDNMGIAVRTGHHCAQPIMDFYQIPGTVRASLAFYNTFKEIDSLVEGVKKAKAMLS; this is encoded by the coding sequence ATGTTCGACGTTGAAAAAATAAGACACGATTTCCCGATTCTTTCAACGAAGGTGCATGGGAAACCTTTGGTATATTTAGATAATGCGGCTACATCCCAAACTCCAAAACAGGTTATGGATGTAATAGTCGATTATTACTCAAATTATAATGCTAATATCCATAGGGGAGTTCATTATTTGAGTCAGAAAGCTACCGATGCGTTTGAAATGGCACGAGACATTCTCAAAAACCATTTTAATGCAGAACACAGAGAGGAAATTATTTTTACCTCAGGTACAACGCACGGCATAAATTTGGTGGCCAATGGGTTTGAATCGTTACTGAAAGAGGGTGATGAAATAATTGTTTCTGCTTTGGAACATCATAGTAATATTGTTCCTTGGCAAATGCTTTGCGAAAAGACTGGTGCTATATTAAAAGTAATTCCAATAACAGAGGAAGGTGAATTGCAGTTGAACACCTATAAATCTCTATTGAATAACCGAACCAAATTGGTTTTTGTTAACCATGTCTCAAATGCATTGGGGACAATTAACCCAATCAAAGAAATAATCGAGTTGGCACATAATGCGGATGCTGCTGTTTTAGTTGATGGTGCTCAGGCCGCCCCTCATATTCAACCAGATGTGCAGAAATTAGATGTCGATTTCTATGTAGTTTCTGGTCATAAAATGTGTGGTCCTACAGGTATTGGTGCGCTTTATGGTAAAAAGTTTTGGTTAGATAAGCTGCCCCCTTATCAAGGAGGTGGTGAGATGATTGCTACAGTTACATTCGAAAAAACTACTTACGCCGATCTTCCGCATAAATTTGAAGCCGGTACTCCTAATGTCTGTGGAGCAATTGCCTTTGGAAAAGCAGTAGAATATATGACTGAAATAGGTTTTAAACAAATTGAAACCTACGAGCATGAGCTGCTCGAATATGCCACAGAAAGGTTATTGGAAATTGAAGGATTAAAAATATATGGCCCATCATCAAATAAGACTTCTGTAATATCTTTCAACATAGATGGCATACATCCTTATGATATTGGTACACTTTTAGACAATATGGGAATTGCCGTTAGAACTGGTCACCATTGTGCCCAGCCCATTATGGATTTTTACCAAATCCCTGGAACCGTTAGGGCTTCCTTGGCATTCTACAACACTTTTAAAGAAATAGATAGTTTGGTTGAGGGAGTTAAAAAGGCAAAGGCCATGCTTTCCTAA
- a CDS encoding DUF59 domain-containing protein: METTIDTNALGEKIVRVLKTIFDPEIPVDIYELGLIYDVFVNEDRDVKILMTLTTPNCPVAETLPLEVEEKIKSIDEVKSAEVEITFDPPWSQDLMSEEAKLELGLL; the protein is encoded by the coding sequence ATGGAAACTACAATAGATACCAACGCATTGGGAGAAAAAATAGTAAGGGTTTTAAAGACTATTTTTGACCCAGAAATACCAGTAGATATTTACGAATTAGGTCTAATATATGATGTGTTTGTGAACGAGGATCGTGATGTAAAAATATTGATGACACTCACAACACCAAACTGTCCTGTGGCAGAAACACTTCCCTTGGAGGTTGAAGAGAAGATTAAATCTATTGATGAAGTAAAATCTGCTGAGGTGGAAATTACATTCGATCCGCCATGGAGTCAAGATCTTATGAGTGAAGAGGCCAAATTAGAATTAGGCCTACTTTAA
- a CDS encoding endonuclease/exonuclease/phosphatase family protein: protein MSRIHTIAFYNLENFFDTENDPFSNDSDYLPDSDKRWTAKRYERKVYKMGNAISVIGPEQFPFPPTILGVAEIENQRVLEDLLKAKDLLSIPYNYVHYDSYDERGIDTALIYDTRFFEVSSSEIFSVLIEDEDGIRDFTRDILLVSGKLEGEEIHIIVNHWPSKREGDIESEYKRMAAADKLLFVIQKLQLTYSNPKVVVMGDFNDNPDGLPIKHLRKQSGFFNALEMHWARGRGSVTHDFKWNVYDQIFISQNFFDKNEGQFYFHGSDIFDPKFLTQYNGRYKGHPFRTYAGKRFLGGFSDHFPVFIQLKRKLQSLVEDSGQD, encoded by the coding sequence GTGAGTAGAATTCATACCATTGCTTTTTATAACCTAGAAAATTTTTTTGATACAGAAAATGATCCCTTTTCGAATGACAGTGACTACCTTCCAGATTCTGATAAACGGTGGACTGCAAAGCGATACGAACGAAAAGTCTATAAAATGGGCAACGCAATTTCAGTTATTGGACCCGAACAGTTTCCATTTCCACCCACCATATTAGGAGTGGCGGAAATTGAGAATCAACGGGTATTAGAAGATCTATTGAAAGCCAAAGACCTTTTATCTATTCCATATAATTATGTTCATTATGATTCTTATGACGAACGAGGAATTGACACCGCCCTTATCTATGACACCCGTTTTTTTGAGGTGAGTTCTTCAGAAATTTTTTCGGTATTAATAGAGGATGAAGATGGTATAAGAGATTTTACTCGTGACATCCTTTTGGTAAGTGGGAAACTTGAAGGTGAAGAAATTCATATTATTGTTAATCATTGGCCATCTAAGAGGGAGGGTGATATAGAATCTGAATATAAGAGGATGGCAGCGGCCGACAAGTTGCTATTTGTTATTCAGAAACTGCAATTAACCTATTCCAATCCAAAGGTTGTCGTGATGGGAGATTTTAATGATAATCCCGATGGCTTGCCAATAAAACATTTGAGAAAGCAATCAGGGTTTTTTAATGCCCTCGAAATGCATTGGGCCAGAGGTAGAGGTAGCGTTACCCATGATTTTAAATGGAATGTTTATGACCAAATATTCATTAGCCAAAATTTCTTTGATAAGAATGAAGGTCAATTTTATTTTCACGGTTCGGATATTTTCGACCCCAAATTTTTAACTCAATATAATGGAAGGTACAAGGGTCATCCATTTAGAACCTATGCCGGAAAGCGATTTTTAGGAGGATTTAGCGATCACTTCCCCGTATTTATTCAATTGAAAAGAAAACTACAAAGCTTGGTAGAGGATAGCGGCCAAGATTAA
- a CDS encoding DUF2480 family protein, with translation MADTIVNRVALSKLMVLDLEDYYVDGPRHIFDLKDWLYEGLVLREKDFREGLNNHDWEQYRDSFVAITCSTDAIIPIWAYALVSTYLNPIAKLVIEGDEESLETAIYNPLISNMDMEPYRDKPVIVKGCSHKPVPKNAYLQIVNKLQSVAKSIMYGEACSSVPLYKRKNVPN, from the coding sequence ATGGCAGATACGATTGTAAATAGGGTAGCACTCAGTAAATTAATGGTTCTAGATCTAGAAGATTATTATGTTGACGGCCCACGGCATATTTTTGATTTGAAGGATTGGTTATATGAAGGCCTAGTGCTTCGTGAGAAGGATTTTCGAGAAGGATTGAATAATCACGATTGGGAACAATACCGGGATAGCTTTGTAGCAATAACTTGTTCAACTGATGCTATTATCCCAATTTGGGCTTATGCTTTAGTTTCAACTTATTTAAATCCGATCGCAAAATTGGTAATTGAAGGCGATGAAGAAAGTTTAGAAACTGCAATTTACAATCCTTTAATCAGCAATATGGACATGGAGCCTTATCGGGATAAACCTGTAATTGTAAAAGGTTGTTCCCATAAACCTGTTCCAAAAAATGCTTATTTGCAAATAGTTAATAAACTACAGAGCGTTGCCAAATCTATAATGTACGGTGAGGCATGTTCATCTGTTCCCCTTTATAAACGTAAAAACGTTCCTAATTAA
- the hflX gene encoding GTPase HflX: MIEEKDISLEKAVLVGLVTQNQDEEKVKEYLDELEFLTYTAGGEVLKRFTQKVEMPNPKTFIGSGKLDEVKDYIHENDVTTVIFDDELSPAQERNISRILNCKILDRTNLILDIFAQRAQTSYARTQVELAQCEYLLPRLKGMWTHLERQKGGIGMRGPGETEIETDRRIVRDKIALLKAKIKTIDKQMAVQRGNRGSLVRVALVGYTNVGKSTLMNVISKSDVFAENKLFATLDTTVRKVVIHNLPFLVSDTVGFIRKLPTQLVESFKSTLDEVREADLLLHVVDISHSNFEEHIESVNNILAEIGCDDKPTIMVFNKIDAYKPQDFDEEDLMSERTTAHFSLEEWQKTWMHKVGNKALFISALNKENMDAFRNRVYKEVRDIHVTRFPYNNFLYPDIEELE; encoded by the coding sequence ATGATTGAAGAAAAGGATATTTCGTTGGAAAAGGCGGTTTTGGTAGGACTTGTAACTCAAAATCAAGATGAGGAAAAAGTTAAGGAATATTTAGATGAATTGGAATTCTTAACCTATACTGCTGGCGGTGAAGTATTGAAACGATTTACGCAAAAGGTTGAGATGCCGAACCCAAAAACTTTTATAGGAAGCGGAAAGTTAGATGAGGTTAAGGATTATATACATGAAAATGACGTTACCACGGTAATATTCGATGATGAACTTTCTCCTGCCCAAGAAAGAAACATAAGCAGAATCTTAAATTGTAAAATTCTCGATAGAACCAATCTTATTTTAGACATTTTTGCTCAAAGAGCACAAACTAGTTATGCAAGAACCCAAGTAGAATTGGCTCAATGCGAATATTTACTTCCCCGATTAAAAGGTATGTGGACGCACCTTGAAAGGCAAAAGGGTGGTATCGGCATGCGTGGTCCCGGTGAAACTGAAATAGAAACCGACCGTCGGATAGTTCGTGATAAAATTGCTCTATTAAAGGCAAAAATTAAAACCATAGACAAACAAATGGCAGTTCAACGCGGAAACCGCGGTAGCTTGGTTAGAGTTGCATTGGTGGGTTACACAAACGTTGGGAAGTCTACCTTAATGAATGTGATCAGTAAAAGTGATGTTTTCGCTGAAAATAAATTGTTTGCAACTTTAGACACAACCGTTAGAAAGGTTGTTATTCATAACCTTCCATTCTTGGTAAGTGATACCGTTGGTTTTATTAGAAAATTGCCTACACAATTGGTAGAAAGTTTTAAAAGTACACTTGACGAGGTTAGAGAGGCCGATTTACTGCTTCATGTTGTGGATATTTCCCATTCAAATTTTGAAGAACATATAGAATCTGTTAATAATATCTTGGCAGAGATTGGTTGTGACGACAAGCCAACCATCATGGTTTTTAATAAAATCGATGCCTATAAGCCCCAAGATTTTGACGAGGAAGATCTCATGTCTGAGCGTACAACAGCCCACTTCAGTTTGGAAGAGTGGCAGAAAACTTGGATGCATAAAGTTGGGAACAAGGCACTGTTTATTTCCGCCTTAAACAAAGAAAACATGGATGCCTTCCGGAACCGTGTTTATAAAGAGGTTCGTGACATCCATGTTACCCGTTTTCCTTATAACAATTTTCTTTACCCCGATATTGAGGAATTAGAATAA
- a CDS encoding SufE family protein, translated as MTIKEIQEEIIEEFSMFENWEERYQYMIDLGKSLPLIEDQYKTEDHLIKGCQSRVWVHSEMKEDKVVFTADSDAIITKGIIAILIRVFSNQNPKDILEADTKFIDEIGLKEHLSPTRANGLVSMIKQLKMYALAYQTQMN; from the coding sequence ATGACGATAAAAGAAATTCAAGAAGAAATCATCGAGGAGTTTTCCATGTTTGAAAATTGGGAAGAACGCTATCAATACATGATTGATTTAGGGAAATCTTTGCCGTTGATTGAAGACCAATATAAAACTGAAGACCATCTTATAAAAGGTTGCCAAAGTCGAGTTTGGGTACATTCTGAAATGAAGGAGGACAAAGTGGTCTTTACAGCAGATAGCGACGCAATTATCACAAAAGGAATTATAGCTATTCTAATTAGAGTATTCTCCAACCAAAACCCTAAAGATATTCTTGAGGCAGATACTAAATTTATTGATGAAATTGGCCTAAAGGAACATTTGTCACCAACCAGGGCCAATGGTCTTGTAAGTATGATTAAGCAATTGAAGATGTATGCCTTGGCATACCAAACCCAGATGAATTAA
- the sufC gene encoding Fe-S cluster assembly ATPase SufC, protein MLKIDNLHASVEDKAILRGINLEVNPGEVHAIMGPNGSGKSTLASVIAGKEDYEVEEGSILFEGENIDELAPEERAHKGIFLSFQYPVEIPGVSVTNFMKTAINETRKAQGLEDMPANEMLKKIREKSELLDIDRKFLSRSLNEGFSGGEKKRNEIFQMAMLEPKLAILDETDSGLDIDALRIVANGVNKLRSKDNAVIVITHYQRLLDYIVPDFVHVLHNGKIVKSGDKDLALELEAKGYDWIKDEVNV, encoded by the coding sequence ATGTTAAAAATAGACAACTTACACGCTAGTGTTGAAGACAAGGCCATCTTAAGAGGTATCAACCTAGAAGTAAATCCAGGAGAAGTTCATGCTATAATGGGGCCAAATGGTTCAGGTAAAAGTACATTGGCTTCGGTAATCGCTGGTAAAGAAGATTATGAGGTGGAAGAAGGAAGCATCTTGTTTGAGGGTGAAAATATAGATGAGTTGGCTCCAGAAGAAAGAGCTCATAAAGGCATTTTCCTATCCTTTCAATACCCTGTTGAAATTCCAGGAGTTAGCGTTACTAATTTCATGAAAACTGCCATTAATGAAACACGTAAGGCACAGGGTTTAGAGGATATGCCTGCTAATGAAATGTTGAAGAAAATCCGTGAGAAATCAGAATTGTTAGACATTGATCGTAAGTTTCTTTCTAGGTCACTAAACGAAGGTTTTTCTGGTGGTGAGAAAAAGCGAAATGAAATTTTCCAAATGGCCATGTTAGAACCAAAATTGGCAATTTTGGATGAAACTGATTCTGGTTTGGATATTGATGCCTTAAGAATTGTTGCGAATGGTGTAAATAAATTGCGTTCTAAAGACAACGCAGTTATTGTAATTACACATTACCAAAGACTTTTGGATTATATCGTTCCAGATTTTGTGCACGTTTTGCACAACGGTAAAATTGTGAAGAGTGGTGACAAAGATTTAGCTCTAGAGTTAGAGGCTAAAGGTTACGATTGGATTAAAGATGAGGTAAACGTTTAA